The genome window CAATTGTATTTTTCTCAGCCGAACGATATTCCGCTCCAGCCTGGTTGCATCCCGACTGGAAGATTTTACTGCTCTTTTTTTTTAGTGTATCGTTCCTCACGCATCGGCTGGTGGAGTCTGGTTTACAAGGGGATCGGGAGCGCTTCATTCCGCTTTATCTGGCTGCAACAGTGGCCCGGCTGATACTTGGCCTTGCATTTGTCGGGTTTTTTCTATTCCGACATATTGACCAGCGCCGGACGTTCGTTTTCGACTTTCTTGTACTATATATATTTTACACAGGCTTTGAGATTTGGAGCCTTACTCGTAACTTGCGACGCGATTCGTAAAAACGATCTGTCACATCATATGATGAGTTCGGTGATTAATAGATTTATGTTGGCTATGGCTCTTGTTATGAGCTCATTAGCTTTTGTGTACGCTCAGGAGGAAGGCCATGAGGGCGAAGTTCCGGCCGAGCACGGCAAAAAAGAAGGATTTAATGTGGGCGAAATGATCATGCACCACATTAAAGATGAGCACGGTTGGGAGTTTGCCCACGGTGTTACGCTACCACTGCCCGTTATTCTGTATTCGCAGGATCGTGGACTCGAAGTTTTCTCATCATCACACCTCGCTCACGAAGCGGTTTACAACGGCTACAAGCAGGAACACGGTAAAGTGCACCGGGTTAATGAAGCCGGACAAACTGACCATGAAGCGAAGGTTTATGACTTCTCGATCACCAAGAACGTGGCATCTCTTCTGTTGAGCGCCGTGATTCTGCTGCTGATTTTCCCCGCCGTTAGCAAAGGGTATGCTACTAACAAGGGTAAAGCCCCGAAAGGGATTCAATCGTTGCTGGAACCCATTATCTTGTTCGTTCGTGACGAGATAGCCAAGCCAAGTATCGGTCCCCGCTACACGAAGTACCTGCCTTACTTGCTGACGCTGTTCTTCTTTATTCTTGTCAACAACCTGCTGGGTCTGTTGCCGGGGGCTGCCAACCTCACTGGTAACATCGCTGTTACGCTGGTGCTGTCGATCATCACGTTCATCATCGTAAACGTGAGTGGTAACAAGCATTACTGGATGCACATGATTAAGCCGACGGGTGTTCCGGTTGCGCTGCTGCCCATCATGGTTCCGGTTGAGATTGTGGGTCTGTTTATGAAACCCCTTTCGCTGATGATCCGGCTATTCGCCAACATTACGGCGGGTCACATTATTATCCTGAGTTTGCTGGGTCTGATTTTTATGGCCAACCACATGGCTGGCACAATGACTAGTATCGCTATCAGTCCGGTTGTGCTGTTTTTTACCCTGTTTCTGAACATGATCGAATTGCTGGTGGCATTCCTTCAGGCGTTCATCTTCACGCTGTTGACCGCTATGTACATTGGCAGTGCTGTGGAAGACCATCACGAAGCCGACCACGGAATCGGTTATGAAGGAACGACGTCGGAGTTAGGGTAATCGTTGACTATAGAGGTGTTGGTTCAAAAACCAGCTTACCTCAGTAGTGAGTAGCGTGCTGTGTTGGATTCTAAGAAGACGACACGTTTGATAATGCAATCTTTTGTTTCACTTGTATAAATACGTTTGAGTTTTATGTTCGCAATGTTGTTTGCTCTGCTGTTAGAAGCTACAGGTAGTGTAGCTATTATGGGTGCTGCTATTGGTGCTGGTTTAGCTGCTATCGGTGCTGGTCTTGGTATCGGTCGGATTGGTGGTAGTGCCATGGAAGGTATTGCCCGTCAGCCAGAAGCGGCTGGTCGTATTCAAACCGCCATGCTGATCATCGCGGCTCTGATTGAGGCCGTTGCTCTGTTCGCAGCTGTTATTTGTCTGCTGGTTGCTACGGCGGCTTAATTCGCCCCGCAACAGCAGTATCTAAACTTGAGTAGGCTGGTTACATTAGGTACTGGCGTCCCTGCTCGCAAAATTCCCGGAACTGTCTGTCCATTTGGGTTTGCCGATGGACAGACAGTCTCCAACAAAAGATTGAATTGAGTTGCAATGCATAGGTGACGAACACTGATTCAGAAGCCTGTAACGCGTGGTAACTAACTGAACCGAAAGTCATACAATATAACTAGCCGCTTAAGCGGTCATAAATCGTAAATCCATGGATTTGCTTACACCCGATCTTGGTTTATTATTCTGGCAGGTAGTCGTATTTCTCGGCCTGTTTTTAATTCTTCGTACGTTCGCTTGGAAACCCATTACCGACAGTTTGCACGAACGCGAAAACAATATTCAGAGCGCACTCGATCTAGCTGAAAAGACCCGCGTTGAAATGACGGCTCTGAAAGCCGATAACGACAAATTACTGGCTCAGGCTCGTAGCGAACGTGAATTGATCCTTCGCGGTGCCAAAGAAACGGCTGACAAAATGGTTGCTGATTCTCGCGATAAAGCAGCGGCTGAAGGACAACGTATTCTGGATCAGGCTCGTGAAGCGATGCAGAATGAGCGTCAGGCACTGGTAGCGCAGATGAAGAAGGAAGTAGTTACGCTCTCGCTTGATATTGCCGAGAAAGTACTCCGTAAAGAACTTAGCGATAAGGGTGCGCAGGAGAAACTGGTTAGTGATCTGGTATCCAATTCAAGACTAAACTAAAGGAGTCGTGAGGTGTAGGCGATTCGCTTACAGCTGATGACTCAGACATACACCTATGGCAGTTGCTACCGTAGCATCCCGATATGCAAAGTCTCTTCTGGATCTAGCCCAGGAGCAGGGCATAACGGAAACGTTATACAAAGACATGCGGCTATTCAAGCAAACAGTTGACCAAAGTCGTCCACTGCTGCTGATGCTGAAAAACCCTATTGTTCGGTCGGAGAAGAAAAGCGCCGTTTTGAAAGCTGCGTTCGAAAAACGACTGAATCCGGTGACGATGTCGTTCCTGCAGATCATCACCAAAAAGAATCGCGAACCCATCATGGATGCGATTGCCGAAGCCTTCATTAGCCAGTATGATAAGCTGAAAGGTGTTGACCGGGCAACCATCATCACGACCGTTCCGCTCACCGACGAACTTCGGGCGAAGTTCAGCGCGCTGGTGCTGCAAACAGCCGGTGGCAAAACGGTTGAGCTGGAAGAAAAAATTGACCCGAAACTTATTGGTGGTTATGTACTGCGCGTTGGTGATCAGCAGATCGACGGATCGATTCGCAATCAGTTGAACGAACTCCGGTTGCAGTTTTTAAACTAGTCCGAAAGCTAATCAGGTTTAAGCTGGTTGACCTCTTATAGAAAAAAGGCGAGTCCTGAATCAGGACTCGCCTTTTTTCGTTTACCACCATTTTTCATACCCTGCCGACGGCTTCCAGGTCGATTTCGGTTCAAAATGATGCCACAAAATGGCGGCTATGTTTCGCAGGGCGACGAACCCTTCGTTCGTTCGTACCCAGCTTTCGTCTTTCTGATTTTTAGTCATCACACAATAGACGTACTCGCCGTGGGGCGCATGAACGAACACTACTTCTGACCGGGCCTGATTGACCGCGCCATTTTTACAGGCTGTTTTGATGTCTGGCGGAATTTGCGAAAGCCCGTCGTTGTCCCAATACTGGTGGCCCAAATTACGATACATCTCCTCACTGGCGTCCGGACTTACCGCTTTTCCCTGGCGGATATACGTGATTAGGTCGGCCATATCACGTGGCGTCGATTGCCCCCAGCCATGTTGGGCTTGGTTGGCTGCCCGGCCAGGGGTGCGGGAATTAACGCGGGTCTGGTGAAAGCCGTTCGTGTCGAGCCATTGATTGATCGTGGCACCACCTCCGGCCAGTGCCTGACACCACAAGCTGCCTGTGTTGTCACTGACTGTTATCATCAGCATAGCCACTTTACTCAGCGCCAGTTTAGTGCCGTCTTTGAAAGATCCGACAATGCCGTCGTCATAATGCAGTGAATCCCTGTAAACGAGCTGCTGGTCATAAGCTAGCTCGCCTTTATGAATTTTGTCGAACAAGCCGCACAGAATCGGGACTTTGATCATGCTGGCCGTTGGGAAGAGCGTATCCGCATTGATAGCAACCGTTTCGCCCGTGCGAAGATTACGCACGTAAACGCCAATTGTTCCGTGAAAGCCGGCCAGTGCAGTCGTAAGTTCCCGATCGAGCGATGACGACCGAGCTTTCTTTTTTTGTGGTTGAGGAGCGCTATCCGATTGAGCAATCGTGAATTGCGTCTGGACGATAAGGAGGCAGAAGAGAAGAAAACGTATCAAAATTGAATCGGTTTAACGAGTTTATGATGAGTGCACTTGAACGACTCCCGTTCATAGAATCGGATAGTATCGGTGCGTTTTTGGTTCGTTGTCACTTCCAGATTGACGAAACCTTCTCGGGTGGCCAGTTCGAACAGAGCCGTCACCAGCTTATGGCCAATGCGCTGATTACGCTGATCGCTTCGGACGAACAATTCCTGAATTTCGCCTACTTTACCAACGTGGTGAAGTAGGTATTGAGCGTAGCAGCTGACAAACCCTACCCGCTCACCCGCCCGTTCGGCGATCAGGTAATAAATCATTGGATTCGTCAGGTTCAGGGCAAAGATGGCCTGAAATCGAGGCAGGTCGAGCTGTTCATCTTCCAGCTCACACAGAAAGTGGTAAACCGTGCCGACATCCTTCGGGCTGGCTGGCCGAATGGTCACGTAATCAGCTGGGGGAGGGGTATTCATCACGGTAATTCTAGTATCGCCATTGGTTCAGTAACAGGATGACTCGACTCGTTCAGACGTTGCCAGCGAGTGACTGAAGACCGCTAACGGGAGATTATTCGTCCCAATAGTCACGCTATTACCCTAGTATTCTTGGAGCCGATCCGATTCGAACACGTGCTTGCCGACCAATCCCTGTTGCATGGTAGCCAGCATCGCGTTAGCGACTTTCGAACCGTCAACACCTTTGTATTTTGCCGGAATAATCGGACTTAACAAGCGCATAGCTCCTTCGGCCAGCCGCTCACCCAGGCGATTTTCACCCCGATTGCCCAGCAGGAGGGAAGGACGGAAAATTAGTAAGGTAGGGTAATTCAGCGCGGCAAGGTCACGTTCGACTTCGCCTTTGACCCGGTTATAAAAAAACGTTGATTTGGTGTCGGCGCCCATGGCCGTTACAATGGCAAACTGCTGGGCACCATTAGCCAGCCCTAACCGGGCAATATCCATTGGGTACTGGTAATCGACTTTGCGGAACGCTTCTTTCGAACCCGCCTTTTTCATCGTGGTGCCGAGGCAGCAAAAAATATCGTCGGCCTGGGTGAGCAACCCATTCGGATGGTCGAAATCGAACTGAACTTCCTGCAAACGGGGATGCTGCCAATTCAATGACTTTCGCACTAGGACTTTTACTTTTTCGTAGAGGGGAGAGTCGACCAGACGGTGGGTGAGCAAGTCGCCGACAAGCCCCGTGGCACCGATTACCAAAGCTGTTTTATACGTGGGTGCTGTCATCTCAAAGAGGATATTTTTGCTAATTTAGTCGCTTAGCAAACAGATGAAGTTACTTCATGCTGAAATCTATTATATGCACCTAATTACACACCTTTATGCACCGAATAGTACACCGAATTAGTACCGTTCTTGTTGGACTTACGCTCATGTCGCTAGTTGCGTTTCGCTTCGTGAGTGACGACGATTTTTTGAAACGGCTGCTCGCCAGATTTCAAGACTACAATCAGCAACGACCTGTTGAAAAGGTGTATGTTCACACTGACCGCGACGCCTATCTGACGGGCGAAACGATCTGGATGAAGGGGTATATCATCAACGGAAATACGCACTATATTGATACCATCAGCCGGGTGCTTTATGTTGATTTGATCGATTTGACTGCTCGGCGCGTCCGGCAGAGAGTACAGCTTCGGGCAACAAACAGTTTTGCGCCCGGTCAACTTGCACTACCTGATTCGCTGGCGTCCGGAACGTATATGCTTCAGGGGTATACGAATTACATGCGCAACTTTCCGGAAGCCTATTTCTTCACAAAAACGTTGACTATTCTGCGAGCAGATGACACAGGTACAACGGCTAAATCAGCAGTATCGGGTAAACAGAATCGTCTGGATGTCCAGTTTTTACCCGAGGGCGGGCAACTGATCGAGGGGGTCGAAACGCGAGTAGCTTTCAAAGCGGTCAATTCCTCCGGGCAAAGCCAGACGGTGCAGGGGTTTGTCCTGAACACCCGAAACGACACGATCGTTGGACTGACAAGTACGCATCTGGGCATGGGATTTTTTACCCTGAATCCGGAAGTTGGCCAACGCTATACGGCTTTCGTCAGACAGGCCGACGGAACGCTCACCCCCTACCAATTACCCGCTGCGAACGTGCAGGGCGTGACCATGCAGGTCGATAATGTGAGTAATAACGTTAACATTCGGGTGTATCTTCGTCATAACAAAACCAGTGTCGATCCCGCTGCCACGATGACGCTCCTGGCCCAGACGCGCGGGCAAGTTGTGCAGATCGCGAAAGTACCTTTGGCGAAAAAAGGAGCGATGGTTCAGTTGCCCAAGGCTGAGTTTCCGGAGGGAATCGCTCAGCTCACCCTCTTCGACGAAACGAACAAGCCAGTCAGTGAACGCCTGGTCTTTATCAATAAAAACCAGCAGATCAATATTGCCTTATCGCCGGACAAACCGTCGTATAAAAATCGCGACAAGGTAGAGTTGACTATTACGACAACCAATGCAGAAGGTAAACCGGTTGCTACTAACCTATCGTTAGCAACCGTCGATGCCCGACTAGCACCCGAAGTTGATTCGAATAGCGCTAGTATCGTATCCCACTTGCTGCTGTCGTCGGACCTGACCGGCGTAATCGAACAGCCAGGCTATTATTTTGACCCGTCGCATAAAGACCGCTGGCAGCAGCTGGATTTGCTGTTGATGACGCAGGGCTGGCGACGGTTCGCCTGGTCCGACGTGCTGGCGGACTCAATTCCGCGCGTTAAGTACCACGTTGAGCGGGGGCTGTCGCTGACGGGCCGTGTTGTTCGGCCCAACCAGAAAAGCATCGGCAGCAAAGTGAAATTAACGTTTGTCGTGTCCAGACAGGATAGCACCCGTGATTTTCTGACCGGTGATACCGATGACTTTGGGAATTTCGGCGCGTACGACCTTGATTTTACGGATACCACAACGGTATTGATCCAGGGTGTGAAGGGCAAAGCAAACCGTGATCTGGTTATAACGCTCGATCAGCTACTGACACCAACCGTGACCATCACGCGCGTACCCTACAATCCGCTTGAGTTCAGACGCGATGAGCTGGCCGAGTTCATTAAACGAACTAAAGAATACCAGGAAATTGAGCGACAAATTCGGCGAAACGGCGAAGTACTGCTCCAGTCGGTAACGGTGAAGGCCAAGAAATACCAGGAACGTGATTCCAGAACCATTTACGGTACACCCGACGCTACCGTCAAATTCGATCAGATGAATACTGCCGGACGATTGACCATTCTGGATGTAATTCAGGGGCGAATTGCGGGCGTACAGGTGACGGGCAATGGTATGAATGCGCGGGTGCAGATTCGCGGAGCGGCTAACTTTAGCGGTCCTATCGAGCCCCTGTTTGTGCTGGATGGTATGCCCATGGACTTACAGGGTATCATGGGTATCTCGGTGCAGGATGTTGACCGGGTTGACGTGCTGAAAGGCGCATCGGCAGCGATCTATGGCTCGCGGGGGGGCGGTGGTGTTATTTCCATCCTGACCAAACGGGGGTCTCCGAACTATGATCTTACGAAAGAAGCGGCTCTCGGAACGTTGCTGGCGAAACTGCCCGGTTACGCGCCCATCCGGGAGTTCTATGCTCCTCGCTATGATACCAAGAAGCCGGAACACGTTCGGCCCGATTACCGCACAACACTGTACTGGGCACCGCTCATCCAGACCAATGCCGATGGCAAAGCGACCATATCGTTTTTTACATCGGACGCCAAAACGGAGCTTCGAGTACGGGCGGAGGGTATAACAATGAGTGGTATGCCGGGTATGAGCCGAGGTGTATTACGAGTCGAATGATGCTTGATTTGCTGCAGGAGGACACTAAAAGACGAATGCCACTACATTTTGTAGTGGCATTCGTACCAGCAGCAGACAAAAAAAGCGTTAAACGGCGCCCAGAATCTTCATGTTGATTGGATCCCAGCTGACGGCTTTCTTCTGCGCGAAACTCATATTGCCACACTGCGTTGGCCCACAGGCGCGGAGCCCAAATGTGGCATCTTCAATATTTGGGGCGTTGGTCCGGATGGAATTGAAGAAATTGACAAAGTGCTCATATCGATCTCCTTTATAATCTTTAGGGAAGGCGTATTTAAGCTCTTTGGGCCCTTCCAGTTCCGGATGGGGCGGATATAGTTTAGCGTATTCTTTGATGAACAGCTCTTTCTGATCTTTGGGGAAATTGTCGATCGACATACCCGGAGCCTTCGGAAATTTGTTCCGGTGAACGGTCAGCGAATCGAACCCGAGCGACAGGTCACCCTCCGTACCCACGATCCGAACCAGGTAATTACCACCGCCACCGTCAACGAAATTAGATCGTGTCGTTAGGTTGAACTCAGGATGTTCAGCCGTTTTGCCGTAATCATAGATACTAAGCTGAATATCAGGCACATCACGACCATCTTTCCAGTAGCGCGTTCCACCGGTTGAATACACCCGATTTGGTCCTTTTGAACCCGTAATGCAGTGCAGCGATGTCAGCAGGTGGACATACAGGTCACCGGCAATACCAGTGCCGTAGTCCTGATAATTCCGCCACCGGAAAAAACGGAGCGGGTCCCACGGACGTTTCGGCGCACTCCCCAGATACGTGTCCCAATCAACGGTTTGGGGCGATGCATCGGGTGGAATCGAATATTGCCAGGCACCCATGGCACTATGGCGGTCGTAAATCGCTTCGGCAAACACAAGCTCACCAATATCACCGGCTTTCATCAACTCACGCGCTTTGGCGATGAGCAGCGAACTGGCAAACTGGCTGCCCACCTGAAACACTTTACCCGTTTCTTTGGCAACTTTTATCAATTTATGACCATCCTCAACTTTCTGCACCATCGGCTTTTCACAGTAGACGTGCTTGCCTTTGCGCATGGCATCGGTCGAGATTTTTTCGTGCCAGTGATCGGTGGTGCCATTGATGATGGCATCGACATCGCTGCGCTCCAGCACCTCCCGGTAATCTTTGGTAACCGGAAGCTGATCGCCCCAAAGCTCTTTGGCCCGACGAAGCCGTCCATCATATAGATCGCAGGCAGCTACCATCTCGACACCGTCGACCATCAGCGCCGTCTGCATATCGCCGATGCCCATGCCACCCGTACCGACCAGCGCCATACGAACTTTGTCATTGGCCGCTGTGCTGGAATGGCTTTTTATCAGATTCAGGTACTGGGGAGCAGCAATTGCGCTCGTTTCTGCCAGCGCAGCGGGTGCAGTAGCCGCGGCTGTACCGGCAATGCCGAGGGCCTTCAAAAAAGACCGGCGGGAATTGTTCCCGTTGTTCTCCGCTGAAGCCTCCCGTTTGTCGTTATTCATAATCAACTGGATTGAGGATTTATAAGGAAATGAAAAGCCGAGTAGCCGGTAACGTTCGTGTTACTAAGTCACTATAGCCATCAATAGCGTTGGCTCCGGCGAATGTTCTGTAAAAATAAATGAAGTCTTCGTTATATTTTAAAAAATTTAAGAATTAAAAATAGTCTCTAAATCACTTAGTCCGCTTGCAATGCCTACACACTTTTGTCATCTTGCTTCCATTCCTAAAACGCGCTAATTCGTATGAAATTACAGCTGCTAACCTGTTTATTGACAGCTACCTTTGGCCAGATTATGGCACAGACGACCCCTTATCCAACCATCGGTCAAGTCGTGCGGCTCGACCCCCGAATTGATAAGTTGATCCCCAAGGATGCGCAGATTGAGGTGCTGTCCAGCGGTTTCGCCTGGACCGAAGGACCCGTCTGGGTTAAAAACCAGGATGCTGCTGCCGGAAATTATTTACTGTTCTCGGATGTACCGCAGAATACCATTTTCAAATGGACGGAGAAGGAGGGTGTCACACCATTTCTGAAACCATCCGGCTACACAGGCACGGGCACTTACGGCGACGAACCCGGTTCCAATGGCCTGACTATCGATGGAAAAGGGCGTCTCATTGCCTGTGAGCATGGTGACCGGCGCGTGACCGCTATGCCACTGGACGGTATTGGCGGAAAACGCACGCTGGCGGATACGTACAACGGCAAACGCTTCAACAGTCCCAACGATGTGGTGGCACACACTAACGGTAGCTACTACTTCACCGATCCGCCGTATGGTATGCCAAAAAAAGAAAAGGACCCTAGCCGGGAGACTGAGGGCTTCGGCGTTTACCGGATTGCTCAGAACGGTGCGGTTTCCATGATCGTCGGTGATCTGACCCGCCCGAACGGGATTGCCTTGTCGCCGGATGAAAAAACGTTGTACGTGGCTCAGTCAGACCCGTCGCGGCCCGTTATCATGGCGTATGCCGTTCAGCCCGATGGGTCTGTCAGCAAGGGGCGGGTGGTATTTGGTGCCGACGGGCTGAAAAAACAGAACCTGGAAGGGGGCTTCGACGGCATGAAAGTTGATCGAGATGGGAATCTATGGGCGACCGGACCCGGTGGTGTACTGGTACTATCGCCAGCGGGTGATTTCCTGGGCCATATCAAAATCGGTGGTGCGACCGCCAACTGTGCCTGGGGTGACAACGGATCGACGCTCTACATTACGGCGGATATGTACCTGTGCCGGATCAAGACGACGGCGAAGGGATGGTGAAATTTAATGACGAATTATAAACGATCAATGATCAGTGGATTGGCAAAACTCATTCCTGATTTTACACTCATAATTCGTCATTAATAACCTAACTTTGTAAAGAGTACGTAGCTTGAAAGGAAGAATTTATTCTCATGGTAGAGAATCGTAAATATGTCATTATCGGCGTTTTTTGTCTAGTCGCACTGACGTATCTGGCCCGGTTGTTTTACCTACAGGTTCTCGATGATACGTATTCGCTGGGTGCGTCGAAGAACTCGATCAAGCGAATCATCGAAACTCCCTATCGAGGGCAGATTTATGACCGAAATAGTAAGCTCATCGTTTATAATACCCCTGTCTACGATCTCTACGTAACGCCTAAACAGGTCCAAATTCCCGATACGGCTGCTTTTTGCCGGATGATGGACATTACCCCGTCGGACTTTGATAGCATTATGGGGTTGGCTAAAAACTATTCGTCCGTTAAACCGTCGCTGTTCCTGCGTCAACTGTCCAAAGAAGATTTTGCCCGTATTCAGGATGCGCTGGTCGATTATCGGGGTTTTGAGCCGATCATCAGTTCGATGCGTACCTATCCGGCTCACACGATGGCAAATGCGCTTGGGTACGTGAGCGAGATCAGCAAAAAACAACTCGACAATCAGGATCTCCCGTATTATCGACAAGGCGATTATGTGGGGCACAATGGCCTGGAAGAGCAATACGAAGAGCAGCTTCGAGGCAAGCGGGGTGTCAAGTTCATGATGCAAAATGTGCATGGGGTCAATAAGGGTTCCTGGAAAAACGGAGCCTATGACACTTTAGCCGTAGCTGGTCAAAACCTGATTACGGGGATTGATGTGGAGGTACAACAATACGCCGATAGCCTGATGCAGAATAAAATCGGGGCTGTGCTGGCGATTGAGCCATCGACGGGTGAAATCCTGGTTTCCGTTTCCGCACCGACCTATGATCCCAACCTGTTGTCGAGCCGTTTCTTCTCGAAGAACTACCGAGCGTTGATCAAAAACCCCTATAAGCCGCTTATCAACCGGCCTATCATGGCAAGTTACCGGCCCGGCTCAACCTTTAAGCTGATTCAGGCGCTGATCGCGCAGCAGCAGGGTTCGCTACTGCCAAGCACTGTTTATGGTCATGCCGGTTCGCCGATGCGATGCCATTGTCATGGGGGCAACGATCTGCGGGGTGCCGTTCAGAACTCGTGCAATCCTTATTTCTATTACGTGTTCCGGAAGTTTTTGTACTTCAATGGCGAGCGTAACACGTTCAAGGCATCGGCTATTGGATTGCGGCAGTGGCACGATATGGCCGAAAAATTTGGTATGGGTTCCCGGCTTGGCGTCGATCTGCCCAGCGAACTGAAGGGAAACTTGCCGACGCCTGAGTACTACGACAAAGCGTACCGGGGCGCGTTGCGCTGGAAGTTTTCCAATGTCTACTCGCTCAGTATCGGTGAAGGTGAGTTGCTGATCAGTCCGCTCAAGCTGGTTAATCTGGCGGCAACCATTGCCAACCGGGGCTGGTACATTACGCCCCATTACATCAAGGGATTTGGTAAGGCAGGTGTTGCGCTTCCGGATGAATACCGCCAGCGGCACGAAACCGGTATCGACTATAAATACTACCTGCCGGTTATCGATGGAATGCGGGGGGCGGTAGCGCAGGGGACGGTAACGCCGTTGGCCAACATTGCCGGTATCGACCTGTGTGGCAAAACCGGAACCTCGCAAAACGCGAAGTTCGGGCATAAGTTCGACCACTCGATTTTTGTTGGATTTGCCCCGATGAACGACCCTAAAATTGCCGTTGCGGTATTTGTCGAGAATGCCGGATGGGGTGGCAAGGCAGCGGCCTCTGTGGCTGCGCTGGTTGCCGAGCGATATCTGAAACGCAAAACAGAAGCTAAAAAGCTGGAAGCGCAGGTGCTGGCTTCGAATTACATGCCGTCGCTCAG of Spirosoma agri contains these proteins:
- the atpB gene encoding F0F1 ATP synthase subunit A, whose product is MMSSVINRFMLAMALVMSSLAFVYAQEEGHEGEVPAEHGKKEGFNVGEMIMHHIKDEHGWEFAHGVTLPLPVILYSQDRGLEVFSSSHLAHEAVYNGYKQEHGKVHRVNEAGQTDHEAKVYDFSITKNVASLLLSAVILLLIFPAVSKGYATNKGKAPKGIQSLLEPIILFVRDEIAKPSIGPRYTKYLPYLLTLFFFILVNNLLGLLPGAANLTGNIAVTLVLSIITFIIVNVSGNKHYWMHMIKPTGVPVALLPIMVPVEIVGLFMKPLSLMIRLFANITAGHIIILSLLGLIFMANHMAGTMTSIAISPVVLFFTLFLNMIELLVAFLQAFIFTLLTAMYIGSAVEDHHEADHGIGYEGTTSELG
- the atpE gene encoding ATP synthase F0 subunit C; the protein is MLFALLLEATGSVAIMGAAIGAGLAAIGAGLGIGRIGGSAMEGIARQPEAAGRIQTAMLIIAALIEAVALFAAVICLLVATAA
- the atpF gene encoding F0F1 ATP synthase subunit B is translated as MDLLTPDLGLLFWQVVVFLGLFLILRTFAWKPITDSLHERENNIQSALDLAEKTRVEMTALKADNDKLLAQARSERELILRGAKETADKMVADSRDKAAAEGQRILDQAREAMQNERQALVAQMKKEVVTLSLDIAEKVLRKELSDKGAQEKLVSDLVSNSRLN
- the atpH gene encoding ATP synthase F1 subunit delta, with translation MAVATVASRYAKSLLDLAQEQGITETLYKDMRLFKQTVDQSRPLLLMLKNPIVRSEKKSAVLKAAFEKRLNPVTMSFLQIITKKNREPIMDAIAEAFISQYDKLKGVDRATIITTVPLTDELRAKFSALVLQTAGGKTVELEEKIDPKLIGGYVLRVGDQQIDGSIRNQLNELRLQFLN
- a CDS encoding serine hydrolase codes for the protein MIRFLLFCLLIVQTQFTIAQSDSAPQPQKKKARSSSLDRELTTALAGFHGTIGVYVRNLRTGETVAINADTLFPTASMIKVPILCGLFDKIHKGELAYDQQLVYRDSLHYDDGIVGSFKDGTKLALSKVAMLMITVSDNTGSLWCQALAGGGATINQWLDTNGFHQTRVNSRTPGRAANQAQHGWGQSTPRDMADLITYIRQGKAVSPDASEEMYRNLGHQYWDNDGLSQIPPDIKTACKNGAVNQARSEVVFVHAPHGEYVYCVMTKNQKDESWVRTNEGFVALRNIAAILWHHFEPKSTWKPSAGYEKWW
- a CDS encoding GNAT family N-acetyltransferase, which produces MNTPPPADYVTIRPASPKDVGTVYHFLCELEDEQLDLPRFQAIFALNLTNPMIYYLIAERAGERVGFVSCYAQYLLHHVGKVGEIQELFVRSDQRNQRIGHKLVTALFELATREGFVNLEVTTNQKRTDTIRFYERESFKCTHHKLVKPIQF
- a CDS encoding oxidoreductase, producing MTAPTYKTALVIGATGLVGDLLTHRLVDSPLYEKVKVLVRKSLNWQHPRLQEVQFDFDHPNGLLTQADDIFCCLGTTMKKAGSKEAFRKVDYQYPMDIARLGLANGAQQFAIVTAMGADTKSTFFYNRVKGEVERDLAALNYPTLLIFRPSLLLGNRGENRLGERLAEGAMRLLSPIIPAKYKGVDGSKVANAMLATMQQGLVGKHVFESDRLQEY
- a CDS encoding Gfo/Idh/MocA family protein — translated: MNNDKREASAENNGNNSRRSFLKALGIAGTAAATAPAALAETSAIAAPQYLNLIKSHSSTAANDKVRMALVGTGGMGIGDMQTALMVDGVEMVAACDLYDGRLRRAKELWGDQLPVTKDYREVLERSDVDAIINGTTDHWHEKISTDAMRKGKHVYCEKPMVQKVEDGHKLIKVAKETGKVFQVGSQFASSLLIAKARELMKAGDIGELVFAEAIYDRHSAMGAWQYSIPPDASPQTVDWDTYLGSAPKRPWDPLRFFRWRNYQDYGTGIAGDLYVHLLTSLHCITGSKGPNRVYSTGGTRYWKDGRDVPDIQLSIYDYGKTAEHPEFNLTTRSNFVDGGGGNYLVRIVGTEGDLSLGFDSLTVHRNKFPKAPGMSIDNFPKDQKELFIKEYAKLYPPHPELEGPKELKYAFPKDYKGDRYEHFVNFFNSIRTNAPNIEDATFGLRACGPTQCGNMSFAQKKAVSWDPINMKILGAV
- a CDS encoding SMP-30/gluconolactonase/LRE family protein — encoded protein: MKLQLLTCLLTATFGQIMAQTTPYPTIGQVVRLDPRIDKLIPKDAQIEVLSSGFAWTEGPVWVKNQDAAAGNYLLFSDVPQNTIFKWTEKEGVTPFLKPSGYTGTGTYGDEPGSNGLTIDGKGRLIACEHGDRRVTAMPLDGIGGKRTLADTYNGKRFNSPNDVVAHTNGSYYFTDPPYGMPKKEKDPSRETEGFGVYRIAQNGAVSMIVGDLTRPNGIALSPDEKTLYVAQSDPSRPVIMAYAVQPDGSVSKGRVVFGADGLKKQNLEGGFDGMKVDRDGNLWATGPGGVLVLSPAGDFLGHIKIGGATANCAWGDNGSTLYITADMYLCRIKTTAKGW